From Vitis vinifera cultivar Pinot Noir 40024 chromosome 5, ASM3070453v1, the proteins below share one genomic window:
- the LOC100854837 gene encoding YTH domain-containing protein ECT4 isoform X1 produces MEMYVSENGNAETYLIQGTESNPLLTTQLVEQIQAMYNEGTPEFVVDQNLYYPTATNYGYYCTGFESPGEWDDHHRIFGLDGPDIQYSGAQTDSLPYVYYTPSYGYAQSPYNPYNPYIPGAMIGVDAPFVGTQQYYTMPPYQNPVSSPAYIPIVVQSRPDIIPNSSPDPLLDTGLAAANRPDGRGRKHNLSSASAAFTMPSQRPASNQTHSFTRVSDVPRAIAGSSKQPVTHGSVTSGSFPGPASSHALQGRSTPDSIQAMDNVPHGRVLPHHNQLKLAIPSGNGMSDFGSNAQLRAPMDKFRPKFNYGRAQNDANGSQDGLSEQNRGPRINRSENQLAVKAYTTKAGDTNAQGNIIIYTDQYNKDDFPVDYVDAKFFVIKSYSEDDVHKSIKYNVWSSTPNGNKKLENAYEDAQRIALGKRRGCPIFLFFSVNASGQFCGVAEMIGPVDFHKDMDFWQQDKWSGSFPVKWHIIKDVPNTNFRHIILENNENKPVTNSRDTQEIRFKQGLEMLKIFKNHTTKTSLLDDFMYYENRQRIMQDEKTRLLIKSYESPFFVPPLDPPRKLNFVIDLPPSEEKMTKQTDVRSLEKPVATSTATDQVSLKSDDINRSSMNEKCSTAETKDDTVSTLKIGSLTINPKQVESIPTMAAAPPTPAGTVVGTESVDVVTVGSMPVKVNGFAESPGLFTFGTIPLDPRTLQLEKGVLFGKNGPPR; encoded by the exons ATTCAAGGTACAGAGTCAAACCCACTTTTAACAACGCAACTTGTTGAACAAATTCAAGCTATGTATAACGAGGGAACCCCAGAGTTTGTTGTTGATCAGAACTTGTATTATCCTACTGCCACCAACTATGGGTATTACTGTACAG GATTTGAATCACCCGGTGAATGGGATGACCACCATAGGATTTTTGGTCTGGATGGTCCAGATATCCAGTACTCG GGTGCGCAAACTGATAGTTTGCCTTATGTATATTATACACCTAGCTATGGATATGCACAGTCACCATACAACCCATACAATCCTTACATACCTGGTGCCATGATAGGAGTTGATGCCCCATTTGTTGGGACGCAACAATATTACACAATGCCTCCTTATCAAAACCCCGTCTCTTCACCTGCTTATATCCCCATTGTTGTTCAATCTAGACCAGATATCATTCCAAATAGTTCACCTGATCCCTTGTTAGATACTGGTTTAGCTGCTGCTAATAGGCCTGATGGACGAGGTCGAAAACATAATCTTTCTTCAGCATCTGCAGCCTTTACCATGCCTTCTCAAAGACCTGCTTCAAATCAAACACATTCCTTTACCAGGGTATCAGATGTGCCAAGAGCTATTGCCGGATCAAGTAAGCAGCCTGTGACACATGGAAGTGTTACTTCCGGTAGTTTTCCAGGTCCAGCGTCATCGCATGCCCTCCAG GGTAGAAGTACGCCTGACTCAATTCAGGCTATGGATAATGTTCCACATGGAAGGGTTCTGCCTCATCACAACCAATTAAAACTTGCTATCCCTTCTGGTAATGGCATGTCTGACTTTGGATCTAATGCTCAACTCCGAGCCCCCATGGATAAGTTTCGTCCAAAGTTTAATTATGGCAGAGCTCAGAATGATGCAAATGGAAGCCAAGATGGGCTGAGTGAACAGAATCGTGGCCCTAGAATCAACAGATCGGAAAATCAGTTGGCTGTTAAAGCTTACACAACTAAGGCAGGAGATACTAATGCACAAGGAAACATCATTATCTATACTGATCAGTACAACAAGGATGACTTCCCAGTTGACTATGTGGATGCAAAGTTCTTTGTGATCAAATCATACAGTGAGGATGATGTACACAAAAGCATTAAATATAATGTGTGGTCATCTACACCCAATGGGAACAAGAAGCTGGAAAATGCTTATGAAGATGCACAGAGGATAGCTCTGGGGAAACGGAGGGGCTGTCCTATTTTTCTGTTCTTCTCT GTCAATGCAAGCGGCCAATTCTGTGGTGTTGCAGAGATGATTGGCCCTGTTGATTTCCATAAGGATATGGACTTCTGGCAGCAAGATAAGTGGAGTGGAAGCTTCCCTGTCAAGTGGCACattataaaggatgtaccaaatacCAACTTTAGGCACATCATACTAGAGAACAATGAGAATAAGCCAGTGACTAATAGTAGAGACACTCAAGAG ATAAGATTTAAGCAAGGCCTGGAAATgttgaaaatattcaaaaatcacACAACGAAGACATCTTTACTTGATGACTTTATGTATTATGAAAACCGACAGAGGATCATGCAAGATGAGAAAACCAGGCTGCTTATTAAAAGCTATGAAAGCCCATTCTTTGTACCTCCATTAGACCCCCCTCGGAAGCTAAATTTTGTGATTGACCTGCCCCCAAGTGAAGAGAAGATGACCAAGCAGACTGATGTGAGAAGTTTAGAGAAGCCTGTGGCTACTTCCACTGCCACTGATCAGGTATCCCTAAAGTCTGATGACATAAATCGGAGTAGTATGAATGAAAAGTGCAGTACAGCTGAAACAAAGGATGATACCGTATCTACCTTAAAAATTGGTTCGCTCACCATCAACCCAAAGCAAGTGGAATCAATACCAACAATGGCTGCTGCTCCTCCCACTCCTGCCGGTACAGTAGTGGGCACTGAATCAGTTGATGTTGTCACAGTGGGTTCAATGCCAGTCAAAGTTAATGGTTTTGCTGAGTCTCCTGGTTTGTTCACCTTTGGGACTATTCCACTTGATCCTAGAACATTGCAGCTTGAAAAGGGTGTCCTCTTTGGTAAAAATGGGCCCCCACGTTAA
- the LOC100854837 gene encoding YTH domain-containing protein ECT4 isoform X2, translating into MYNEGTPEFVVDQNLYYPTATNYGYYCTGFESPGEWDDHHRIFGLDGPDIQYSGAQTDSLPYVYYTPSYGYAQSPYNPYNPYIPGAMIGVDAPFVGTQQYYTMPPYQNPVSSPAYIPIVVQSRPDIIPNSSPDPLLDTGLAAANRPDGRGRKHNLSSASAAFTMPSQRPASNQTHSFTRVSDVPRAIAGSSKQPVTHGSVTSGSFPGPASSHALQGRSTPDSIQAMDNVPHGRVLPHHNQLKLAIPSGNGMSDFGSNAQLRAPMDKFRPKFNYGRAQNDANGSQDGLSEQNRGPRINRSENQLAVKAYTTKAGDTNAQGNIIIYTDQYNKDDFPVDYVDAKFFVIKSYSEDDVHKSIKYNVWSSTPNGNKKLENAYEDAQRIALGKRRGCPIFLFFSVNASGQFCGVAEMIGPVDFHKDMDFWQQDKWSGSFPVKWHIIKDVPNTNFRHIILENNENKPVTNSRDTQEIRFKQGLEMLKIFKNHTTKTSLLDDFMYYENRQRIMQDEKTRLLIKSYESPFFVPPLDPPRKLNFVIDLPPSEEKMTKQTDVRSLEKPVATSTATDQVSLKSDDINRSSMNEKCSTAETKDDTVSTLKIGSLTINPKQVESIPTMAAAPPTPAGTVVGTESVDVVTVGSMPVKVNGFAESPGLFTFGTIPLDPRTLQLEKGVLFGKNGPPR; encoded by the exons ATGTATAACGAGGGAACCCCAGAGTTTGTTGTTGATCAGAACTTGTATTATCCTACTGCCACCAACTATGGGTATTACTGTACAG GATTTGAATCACCCGGTGAATGGGATGACCACCATAGGATTTTTGGTCTGGATGGTCCAGATATCCAGTACTCG GGTGCGCAAACTGATAGTTTGCCTTATGTATATTATACACCTAGCTATGGATATGCACAGTCACCATACAACCCATACAATCCTTACATACCTGGTGCCATGATAGGAGTTGATGCCCCATTTGTTGGGACGCAACAATATTACACAATGCCTCCTTATCAAAACCCCGTCTCTTCACCTGCTTATATCCCCATTGTTGTTCAATCTAGACCAGATATCATTCCAAATAGTTCACCTGATCCCTTGTTAGATACTGGTTTAGCTGCTGCTAATAGGCCTGATGGACGAGGTCGAAAACATAATCTTTCTTCAGCATCTGCAGCCTTTACCATGCCTTCTCAAAGACCTGCTTCAAATCAAACACATTCCTTTACCAGGGTATCAGATGTGCCAAGAGCTATTGCCGGATCAAGTAAGCAGCCTGTGACACATGGAAGTGTTACTTCCGGTAGTTTTCCAGGTCCAGCGTCATCGCATGCCCTCCAG GGTAGAAGTACGCCTGACTCAATTCAGGCTATGGATAATGTTCCACATGGAAGGGTTCTGCCTCATCACAACCAATTAAAACTTGCTATCCCTTCTGGTAATGGCATGTCTGACTTTGGATCTAATGCTCAACTCCGAGCCCCCATGGATAAGTTTCGTCCAAAGTTTAATTATGGCAGAGCTCAGAATGATGCAAATGGAAGCCAAGATGGGCTGAGTGAACAGAATCGTGGCCCTAGAATCAACAGATCGGAAAATCAGTTGGCTGTTAAAGCTTACACAACTAAGGCAGGAGATACTAATGCACAAGGAAACATCATTATCTATACTGATCAGTACAACAAGGATGACTTCCCAGTTGACTATGTGGATGCAAAGTTCTTTGTGATCAAATCATACAGTGAGGATGATGTACACAAAAGCATTAAATATAATGTGTGGTCATCTACACCCAATGGGAACAAGAAGCTGGAAAATGCTTATGAAGATGCACAGAGGATAGCTCTGGGGAAACGGAGGGGCTGTCCTATTTTTCTGTTCTTCTCT GTCAATGCAAGCGGCCAATTCTGTGGTGTTGCAGAGATGATTGGCCCTGTTGATTTCCATAAGGATATGGACTTCTGGCAGCAAGATAAGTGGAGTGGAAGCTTCCCTGTCAAGTGGCACattataaaggatgtaccaaatacCAACTTTAGGCACATCATACTAGAGAACAATGAGAATAAGCCAGTGACTAATAGTAGAGACACTCAAGAG ATAAGATTTAAGCAAGGCCTGGAAATgttgaaaatattcaaaaatcacACAACGAAGACATCTTTACTTGATGACTTTATGTATTATGAAAACCGACAGAGGATCATGCAAGATGAGAAAACCAGGCTGCTTATTAAAAGCTATGAAAGCCCATTCTTTGTACCTCCATTAGACCCCCCTCGGAAGCTAAATTTTGTGATTGACCTGCCCCCAAGTGAAGAGAAGATGACCAAGCAGACTGATGTGAGAAGTTTAGAGAAGCCTGTGGCTACTTCCACTGCCACTGATCAGGTATCCCTAAAGTCTGATGACATAAATCGGAGTAGTATGAATGAAAAGTGCAGTACAGCTGAAACAAAGGATGATACCGTATCTACCTTAAAAATTGGTTCGCTCACCATCAACCCAAAGCAAGTGGAATCAATACCAACAATGGCTGCTGCTCCTCCCACTCCTGCCGGTACAGTAGTGGGCACTGAATCAGTTGATGTTGTCACAGTGGGTTCAATGCCAGTCAAAGTTAATGGTTTTGCTGAGTCTCCTGGTTTGTTCACCTTTGGGACTATTCCACTTGATCCTAGAACATTGCAGCTTGAAAAGGGTGTCCTCTTTGGTAAAAATGGGCCCCCACGTTAA